One window of Brachybacterium ginsengisoli genomic DNA carries:
- the nirD gene encoding nitrite reductase small subunit NirD — protein MTSTLTTATLARTRSGLAPQLAANWERLCPLSHLEVERGRAALVGEEQVALFLLPDGDIRAVDNHDPYSGANVISRGIVGSRGGRPTIASPIYKQVFDLRSGTCVNTRGKDVRRLRVWPVRTLDGDLYLLRGGAR, from the coding sequence ATGACCAGCACCCTCACCACCGCGACGCTCGCCCGGACCCGCTCCGGGCTCGCGCCCCAGCTCGCCGCCAACTGGGAGCGGCTGTGCCCGCTGAGCCATCTCGAGGTCGAGCGGGGGCGCGCCGCCCTGGTGGGCGAGGAGCAGGTGGCCCTGTTCCTCCTGCCGGACGGGGACATCCGCGCGGTGGACAACCACGACCCCTACTCCGGCGCGAACGTCATCTCCCGCGGCATCGTCGGCTCCCGCGGCGGCCGCCCCACAATCGCCTCCCCGATCTACAAGCAGGTCTTCGACCTCCGCTCCGGCACCTGCGTGAACACCCGCGGGAAGGACGTCCGACGCCTGCGGGTCTGGCCCGTGCGCACCCTCGACGGCGACCTCTACCTGCTGCGCGGCGGCGCCCGATGA
- a CDS encoding NAD-dependent epimerase/dehydratase family protein, which produces MRIAVTGGSGKLGRSVVRDLRENGHQVVNLDRAGERGDGFVQIDLRDAGQVLDALTGIDEQAPDGFDALVHLSAIPAPGLAANSATFQNNMLSTYNVLTAALKAGIRNVVTASSETVLGLPFVTPPPYIPVDEEYDARPESHYSLSKHLEEQLSIQLCRWHEDLKIIALRFSNVMDEEDYARFPDFDADASAREWNLWGYVDGRDAAQAVRRSLEHAETGFDRFIVAAADTVMTRDNRELVAEVFPDVPVHGDIAGNGTLLSIDKARRVLGYAPEHSWR; this is translated from the coding sequence ATGAGAATCGCAGTGACAGGTGGCTCCGGCAAGCTGGGACGTTCGGTGGTGCGGGATCTCCGCGAGAACGGTCACCAGGTGGTGAACCTCGACCGGGCGGGCGAGCGCGGCGACGGGTTCGTGCAGATCGACCTGCGCGACGCTGGCCAGGTGCTCGATGCGCTCACCGGCATCGACGAGCAGGCGCCGGACGGCTTCGACGCGCTCGTGCACCTCAGCGCGATCCCCGCCCCGGGCCTCGCCGCGAACTCGGCGACCTTCCAGAACAACATGCTCAGCACCTACAACGTGCTCACCGCCGCCCTGAAGGCGGGGATCCGCAACGTGGTGACCGCCTCGAGCGAGACGGTGCTGGGCCTGCCCTTCGTCACCCCGCCGCCCTACATCCCGGTGGACGAGGAGTACGACGCCCGGCCCGAGTCCCACTACTCGCTGTCCAAGCACCTCGAGGAGCAGCTCTCGATCCAGCTGTGCCGCTGGCACGAGGATCTGAAGATCATCGCGCTGCGCTTCTCGAACGTCATGGACGAGGAGGACTACGCCCGCTTCCCCGACTTCGACGCCGACGCCAGCGCCCGGGAGTGGAACCTGTGGGGCTACGTGGACGGCCGCGACGCCGCCCAGGCCGTGCGCCGCTCCCTCGAGCACGCCGAGACCGGCTTCGACCGGTTCATCGTCGCCGCGGCGGACACCGTCATGACCCGCGACAACCGCGAGCTCGTCGCCGAGGTGTTCCCGGACGTCCCCGTGCACGGCGACATCGCCGGCAACGGCACCCTGCTCTCGATCGACAAGGCCCGGCGCGTGCTCGGGTACGCGCCGGAGCATTCTTGGCGGTAG
- a CDS encoding nucleoside deaminase, translated as MTWTPTAEDDRRFLALAIEQAKASWDEGGVPIGAVLVHDGEVLAAGHNQRVQKDSAILHGETDAIEKAGRLRASVYRESVLYTTLSPCIMCAGTAMLYEIPRIVVGENRTFEMSEALLRERGVIVDVLDDPECVGLMERMIAERPEIWSEDIGVEADELTASAKGSQR; from the coding sequence ATGACCTGGACCCCCACCGCCGAGGACGATCGCCGCTTCCTCGCCCTCGCGATCGAGCAGGCGAAGGCCAGCTGGGACGAGGGCGGCGTGCCGATCGGTGCCGTGCTGGTGCACGACGGGGAGGTGCTCGCCGCTGGCCACAACCAGCGCGTGCAGAAGGACTCCGCGATCCTGCACGGCGAGACCGACGCGATCGAGAAGGCCGGTCGGCTGCGCGCGAGCGTGTACCGGGAGTCCGTGCTGTACACGACCCTCTCCCCCTGCATCATGTGCGCCGGCACGGCGATGCTCTACGAGATCCCGCGGATCGTGGTGGGCGAGAACCGCACCTTCGAGATGTCCGAGGCGCTGCTGCGCGAGCGCGGCGTCATCGTGGACGTGCTCGATGATCCCGAGTGCGTCGGGCTCATGGAGCGCATGATCGCCGAGCGCCCCGAGATCTGGAGCGAGGACATCGGCGTGGAGGCCGACGAGCTGACCGCATCCGCCAAGGGCTCCCAGCGATGA
- the codB gene encoding cytosine permease, producing the protein MTTADLREDGAAPPVDPDYPVTPVPRSARRGVVSISVVLIGFTVFAPTLMAGASIGVGFPFSEFLLVLLVGSAVLGAYVAAIGFLGARTGLTTVVMSRYTFGTVGSKVVSLLLGGTQVGWYGVAVGSIGQMTALAFGWESGWAPALVMIGVSALMMFTALYGYEGMYWVSLVSTPLILILAFWITGMALGEVGGIGGLFAIAPTTTLTWAAAVTTVVGTFASAGTQAANWTRFARRGRDAVTASAMGFVIGNGLMVFFGAVSALAFGEGDFTTLLLSMGMIGWGLFFLFGNLWKSNADAAYAFGVAGAEIANSTRKGPFIMVGVAIGTVLALLGVEGHIVGYLSLLGVFIPPLGGVLIGDWIARWRSGQPELSTLSEKLRWQALVPYVLGCVVAWVSNRYGLGIAPLNGIVVALVLAWVLGVRAARR; encoded by the coding sequence ATGACCACCGCCGATCTGCGAGAGGACGGCGCCGCCCCGCCCGTCGACCCGGACTACCCGGTCACGCCCGTCCCCCGCTCCGCCCGCCGCGGCGTGGTCTCGATCTCCGTGGTGCTGATCGGGTTCACCGTCTTCGCGCCCACCCTGATGGCCGGGGCGAGCATCGGCGTGGGCTTCCCCTTCTCCGAGTTCCTGCTGGTGCTGCTGGTGGGCTCCGCCGTGCTCGGCGCCTACGTCGCCGCGATCGGCTTCCTCGGCGCCCGCACGGGCCTGACCACCGTGGTGATGTCGCGGTACACCTTCGGGACCGTCGGCTCGAAGGTGGTGTCCCTGCTGCTGGGCGGCACGCAGGTGGGCTGGTACGGGGTGGCGGTCGGCTCGATCGGGCAGATGACCGCGCTCGCCTTCGGCTGGGAGAGCGGCTGGGCGCCCGCGCTGGTGATGATCGGCGTCTCCGCGCTGATGATGTTCACGGCGCTGTACGGCTATGAGGGCATGTACTGGGTCTCGCTGGTCTCCACTCCCCTGATCCTCATCCTCGCGTTCTGGATCACCGGCATGGCGCTCGGGGAGGTGGGCGGCATCGGCGGACTCTTCGCGATCGCACCCACCACCACGCTGACCTGGGCCGCTGCCGTGACCACGGTGGTGGGCACCTTCGCCTCCGCCGGCACCCAGGCCGCGAACTGGACCCGCTTCGCGCGGCGCGGCCGCGACGCCGTGACCGCCAGCGCGATGGGCTTCGTGATCGGCAACGGGCTGATGGTGTTCTTCGGCGCCGTCTCCGCGCTCGCCTTCGGCGAGGGTGACTTCACCACGCTGCTGCTGAGCATGGGCATGATCGGCTGGGGCCTGTTCTTCCTGTTCGGGAACCTCTGGAAGTCCAACGCCGACGCCGCCTACGCCTTCGGCGTCGCCGGGGCGGAGATCGCGAACTCGACCCGCAAGGGCCCGTTCATCATGGTGGGCGTCGCGATCGGCACCGTGCTCGCGCTGCTCGGCGTGGAGGGGCACATCGTGGGCTACCTCAGCCTGCTGGGCGTGTTCATCCCGCCGCTCGGCGGCGTGCTCATCGGCGACTGGATCGCCCGCTGGCGCAGCGGCCAGCCCGAGCTGTCCACGCTGAGCGAGAAGCTGCGCTGGCAGGCGCTCGTGCCGTACGTGCTGGGCTGCGTGGTGGCATGGGTGTCGAACCGGTACGGGCTCGGCATCGCGCCGCTGAACGGGATCGTGGTGGCACTGGTGCTGGCGTGGGTGCTGGGGGTGCGAGCCGCGCGGCGGTGA
- a CDS encoding formate/nitrite transporter family protein, whose protein sequence is MSYIQPADLVDRLTAAGASKVTYSAPVTLLRAFMAGAILTLGAAFAVTVSTQTGQPLLGALLFPVGFIMLYLLGFDLLTGVFTLMPMALIARRPGVSVRSILRVWGLVFVGNFLGAFMVAVLMAIYFTYGFSSAPSPVGEAISEIGHGRTVGYADHGAAGMLTLFVRAVLCNWMVSTGVVGAFMTDNILGKIACMWMPIMLFFYMGFEHSIVNMFLFPSGLLLGADFTLLDYLIWNEIPTVLGNLVGGVALVGLPLLYAHGRRTPALAGAVPASAPSASAPSATAAPAATGAPSDVTTDAPAETPALVGAPR, encoded by the coding sequence ATGTCCTACATCCAGCCTGCTGATCTGGTGGATCGGCTCACCGCCGCCGGCGCCTCGAAGGTCACCTACTCCGCCCCCGTCACGCTGCTGCGAGCCTTCATGGCCGGCGCGATCCTCACCCTCGGCGCCGCCTTCGCCGTCACCGTCTCCACCCAGACCGGTCAGCCGCTGCTGGGCGCGCTGCTGTTCCCCGTCGGCTTCATCATGCTGTACCTGCTGGGCTTCGACCTGCTCACGGGCGTGTTCACGCTGATGCCGATGGCGCTGATCGCCCGCAGGCCCGGGGTGAGCGTCCGCTCGATCCTGCGGGTGTGGGGCCTGGTGTTCGTGGGCAACTTCCTCGGCGCGTTCATGGTCGCGGTGCTGATGGCCATCTACTTCACCTACGGCTTCTCCTCCGCGCCGAGCCCTGTGGGCGAGGCGATCTCCGAGATCGGCCACGGCCGCACCGTCGGCTACGCGGATCACGGCGCCGCCGGCATGCTCACCCTGTTCGTCCGCGCGGTGCTGTGCAACTGGATGGTCTCCACCGGTGTGGTCGGCGCGTTCATGACCGACAACATCCTCGGGAAGATCGCCTGCATGTGGATGCCGATCATGCTCTTCTTCTACATGGGCTTCGAGCACTCCATCGTGAACATGTTCCTGTTCCCCTCGGGCCTGCTGCTCGGCGCGGACTTCACGCTCCTGGACTACCTGATCTGGAACGAGATCCCCACGGTCCTCGGCAACCTCGTGGGCGGCGTGGCCCTGGTGGGGCTCCCGCTGCTCTACGCCCACGGCCGACGCACCCCGGCGCTCGCCGGCGCCGTCCCGGCCTCCGCCCCGTCGGCCTCCGCCCCGTCGGCCACCGCGGCGCCCGCCGCCACCGGCGCCCCCTCCGACGTCACGACGGACGCCCCCGCCGAGACCCCCGCCCTGGTGGGAGCGCCGCGATGA
- the nirB gene encoding nitrite reductase large subunit NirB, producing the protein MSARIVVIGAGMAAHRLVDSLVTRAEERISITVLGDEARHPYDRVGLTRYFEHHSPEQLTLPATIFADPRVTLHEGDPATSIDRDARTVTTASGTTHPYDHLVLATGSSAARPPIPGAELPGCFVYRTVEDVEALREHVESRAAQLGRPVRGVVVGGGLLGLEAAGALQGMDAEATVLQSSDRLMSAQLDLPAGAVLRRLIEARGITVRTESRSTSVLPDADGRARAVTFADGSELPADLVVFTVGVRPRDELARAAGVDCEERGGVRIDATCTTSDPAIRAIGEVASFEGQCVGLVAPGYAMAEVAGDRILGGDATFPGYDLSTKLKLSGVDVASFGDAFATTPGALDVVYTDPVSGVHKKLVLSDDAKTLLGGMLVGDASAYGSLRPLVGGPLGGDPAAHLLPAGAAAAPTAELPDEAVVCSCSSVSAGAIRHAVREQGCTDAAAVTACTRAGATCGSCTSMVTTLVRSELSALGRTVSTGLCEHFDLSRRQLFDAVHVSGLTTFSAVIERFGRGRGCDICKPVLAGILALLGGEHVLDGENATLQDTNDHVMANMQKDGTYSVVPRMPGGEVTPEGLIVVGEVARDYGLYTKITGGQRVDMFGARLEQLPQIWQRLVDAGFESGHAYGKSLRTVKSCVGSAWCRYGVLDSTAMAVQLELRYRGLRAPHKIKLGVSGCARECAEARAKDAGIIATAQGWNLYVGGNGGATPRHAELLAEGLDDDALIRTLDRYLMYYARTADKLQRTAPWLEALDGGIDGLRAVVMDDSLGLCADLDAAMDRHVENYRDEWAETLADAAKLARFDSFVNAPTTPDPGLAYVPERDQLRPARPEERERPGILIAGTTLEVRR; encoded by the coding sequence ATGAGCGCCCGCATCGTGGTGATCGGCGCCGGGATGGCGGCGCACCGACTGGTGGACTCGCTGGTCACCCGCGCCGAGGAGCGGATCAGCATCACCGTGCTCGGCGACGAGGCCCGCCACCCCTACGACCGGGTGGGCCTGACCCGCTACTTCGAGCACCACAGCCCCGAGCAGCTCACCCTCCCCGCCACGATCTTCGCCGACCCCCGCGTCACCCTCCACGAGGGCGACCCCGCCACCTCGATCGACCGCGACGCCCGCACCGTCACCACGGCCTCCGGGACCACCCACCCCTACGACCACCTGGTGCTCGCCACCGGGTCCAGCGCCGCCCGGCCCCCGATCCCCGGCGCCGAGCTGCCCGGCTGCTTCGTCTACCGCACCGTGGAGGACGTCGAGGCGCTGCGCGAGCACGTCGAGTCCCGCGCCGCCCAGCTCGGCCGGCCCGTGCGCGGGGTCGTCGTCGGCGGCGGGCTGCTGGGCCTCGAGGCGGCCGGCGCCCTCCAGGGCATGGACGCCGAGGCGACCGTGCTCCAGTCCAGCGACCGGCTGATGTCCGCTCAGCTGGACCTCCCGGCCGGAGCGGTGCTGCGCCGCCTCATCGAGGCCCGCGGCATCACCGTGCGCACCGAGTCCCGCAGCACCTCCGTGCTCCCGGACGCCGACGGTCGAGCCCGCGCCGTCACCTTCGCCGACGGCAGCGAGCTGCCCGCCGACCTCGTGGTCTTCACCGTCGGTGTCCGCCCCCGCGACGAGCTCGCCCGTGCCGCCGGCGTCGACTGCGAGGAGCGCGGCGGCGTGCGGATCGACGCCACCTGCACCACCAGCGACCCGGCGATCCGTGCGATCGGCGAGGTCGCCTCCTTCGAGGGGCAGTGCGTGGGCCTGGTCGCCCCCGGCTACGCCATGGCCGAGGTGGCCGGCGACCGGATCCTCGGCGGGGACGCCACTTTCCCCGGCTACGACCTCTCCACCAAGCTCAAGCTCTCCGGCGTGGACGTGGCCAGCTTCGGCGACGCCTTCGCCACCACCCCCGGCGCCCTCGACGTGGTCTACACCGACCCCGTCAGCGGCGTGCACAAGAAGCTCGTGCTCTCCGACGACGCGAAGACCCTGCTGGGCGGGATGCTCGTGGGTGACGCCTCCGCCTACGGCTCGCTCCGCCCCCTGGTGGGCGGGCCGCTCGGCGGCGACCCCGCCGCGCATCTCCTGCCCGCCGGCGCCGCCGCGGCCCCCACCGCCGAGCTTCCCGACGAGGCCGTGGTCTGCTCCTGCTCCTCCGTGAGCGCCGGCGCGATCCGCCACGCCGTGCGCGAGCAGGGCTGCACCGACGCCGCCGCCGTCACCGCCTGCACCCGGGCCGGCGCCACCTGCGGCTCCTGCACCTCCATGGTCACCACCCTGGTCCGCTCCGAGCTCTCGGCGCTGGGCCGCACGGTCAGCACCGGGCTCTGCGAGCACTTCGACCTCTCCCGCCGCCAGCTGTTCGACGCCGTGCACGTCTCGGGGCTGACCACCTTCAGCGCCGTCATCGAGCGGTTCGGCCGCGGCCGCGGCTGCGACATCTGCAAGCCCGTGCTCGCCGGCATCCTCGCCCTGCTCGGCGGGGAGCACGTGCTGGACGGCGAGAACGCCACCCTCCAGGACACCAACGACCACGTCATGGCCAACATGCAGAAGGACGGCACCTACTCGGTGGTCCCGCGCATGCCCGGCGGCGAGGTCACCCCCGAGGGGCTCATCGTGGTGGGCGAGGTGGCGCGCGACTACGGCCTGTACACCAAGATCACCGGCGGCCAGCGGGTGGACATGTTCGGCGCCCGTCTCGAGCAGCTGCCGCAGATCTGGCAGCGCCTGGTCGACGCCGGTTTCGAATCCGGCCACGCCTACGGCAAGTCCCTGCGCACCGTGAAGTCCTGCGTGGGCTCCGCGTGGTGCCGCTACGGCGTGCTGGACTCCACCGCCATGGCCGTGCAGCTCGAGCTGCGCTACCGCGGCCTGCGCGCCCCGCACAAGATCAAGCTCGGCGTCTCCGGCTGCGCCCGCGAATGCGCCGAGGCGCGCGCCAAGGACGCCGGCATCATCGCCACCGCCCAGGGCTGGAACCTCTACGTGGGCGGCAACGGCGGCGCCACCCCGCGCCACGCCGAGCTGCTCGCCGAGGGCCTGGACGACGACGCCCTGATCCGCACCCTGGACCGCTACCTCATGTACTACGCCCGCACCGCGGACAAGCTCCAGCGCACCGCCCCCTGGCTCGAGGCGCTCGACGGCGGGATCGACGGGCTGCGCGCCGTGGTCATGGACGACTCCCTCGGACTCTGCGCCGACCTCGACGCCGCGATGGACCGCCATGTGGAGAACTACCGCGACGAATGGGCCGAGACCCTCGCCGACGCCGCGAAGCTCGCCCGCTTCGACTCCTTCGTCAACGCCCCGACCACCCCCGACCCCGGCCTCGCCTACGTCCCCGAACGGGACCAGCTGCGGCCCGCCCGTCCCGAGGAGCGCGAGCGCCCCGGGATCCTGATCGCCGGCACGACCCTGGAGGTACGAAGATGA
- a CDS encoding GNAT family N-acetyltransferase has product MTETVALRPLRVTDAAEMTLVLAHPGLYRYTGGKPPSEADLERLYAIQTRGRSVDGTEEWLNDIVVVGDDQRAVGFVQATLPADQRLAEISWVIGLPWQRRGYAGRAVQLLADDLRARGVTQLIAHIHPGHEASQHVARRLGMTLSDTVVDGEEQWSGSLG; this is encoded by the coding sequence GTGACCGAGACCGTCGCACTCCGCCCCCTGCGCGTCACGGACGCCGCCGAGATGACCCTCGTTCTCGCGCACCCGGGCCTCTACCGGTACACGGGCGGGAAGCCACCCAGCGAAGCCGATCTCGAGAGGCTGTATGCCATCCAGACCCGGGGACGGTCTGTCGACGGGACCGAGGAGTGGCTCAACGACATCGTCGTCGTCGGGGACGACCAGCGAGCAGTCGGCTTCGTCCAGGCGACCCTCCCGGCCGATCAGCGGCTGGCGGAGATCTCCTGGGTGATCGGGCTCCCGTGGCAGCGGCGCGGATACGCGGGTCGCGCGGTGCAGCTCCTCGCGGACGACCTTCGCGCCCGAGGAGTCACGCAGCTCATCGCTCACATCCACCCGGGCCATGAAGCGTCTCAGCACGTCGCGCGACGGCTCGGCATGACCCTTTCCGACACCGTCGTCGATGGCGAGGAGCAGTGGAGTGGGTCCCTCGGCTGA
- the cobA gene encoding uroporphyrinogen-III C-methyltransferase, producing the protein MSGPSTTVGRGTVALVGGGPGPLDLLTVRALRLLRAADVVIVDRLGPGAEIRSELRPGALVIDVGKRPGHHPVPQEGINALILEHALAGRAVVRLKGGDPFLLGRGGEEVLACREAGIEAEVVPGISSAVAVPQAAGVPVTHRGISSTVHLVSGHDLTGPRGPSDATLAALADRAVTTVVLMGVAALPALVAAALAHEVPGERPVAIIENGHTPRQRTTRTTLAGAVHAAAAAQVRSPAVIVIGEVARPELLQPVAAAPPATLAATPSTTEPATAPTALPTAEHAA; encoded by the coding sequence ATGAGCGGGCCGAGCACGACGGTCGGGCGGGGCACCGTCGCGCTGGTGGGCGGCGGGCCCGGTCCGCTGGACCTGCTCACGGTGCGCGCCCTGCGCCTGCTGCGAGCGGCCGACGTGGTGATCGTGGACCGCCTGGGCCCCGGCGCCGAGATCCGCTCCGAGCTGCGCCCCGGGGCGCTCGTGATCGACGTGGGCAAGCGGCCCGGCCATCACCCCGTCCCGCAGGAGGGGATCAACGCCCTGATCCTCGAGCACGCCCTCGCGGGCCGCGCGGTGGTGCGCCTCAAGGGCGGGGACCCGTTCCTGCTGGGCCGCGGCGGCGAGGAGGTGCTCGCCTGCCGGGAGGCCGGGATCGAGGCCGAGGTGGTCCCCGGGATCAGCAGCGCGGTCGCCGTTCCCCAGGCCGCGGGGGTGCCCGTCACCCACCGCGGCATCTCCTCCACCGTGCACCTGGTCAGCGGCCACGACCTGACGGGCCCGCGCGGGCCCTCCGACGCGACCCTCGCCGCGCTCGCGGACCGCGCCGTGACCACCGTGGTGCTGATGGGCGTCGCGGCCCTGCCTGCGCTGGTCGCCGCGGCGCTCGCGCACGAGGTGCCGGGGGAGCGGCCGGTCGCGATCATCGAGAACGGGCACACCCCGCGCCAGCGCACCACCCGCACCACCCTCGCCGGGGCGGTGCACGCCGCGGCCGCCGCGCAGGTGCGCAGCCCCGCCGTGATCGTCATCGGCGAGGTGGCCCGCCCTGAGCTGCTGCAGCCGGTCGCGGCGGCGCCGCCCGCGACGCTGGCCGCCACCCCGTCCACCACGGAGCCCGCCACCGCGCCCACCGCGCTGCCCACCGCGGAGCACGCGGCATGA
- a CDS encoding LLM class flavin-dependent oxidoreductase gives MPVPLSILDLATAASGQTPAEALEGTVALAQAAEANGYGRVWYAEHHNMARIASSATSVLIAHVAAHTSTIRLGAGGVMLPNHSPLVIAEQYGTLETLHPGRIDLGLGRAPGTDQNTMRALRRSGASADSFPEDVMELQAYLQGQSRIPGVDAYPGKGTDVPLYILGSSLFGAGLAATLGLPYAFASHFSPGALHEAIALYRSNFQPSEQLEKPHVIAGFNVIAADDQADADRQQQEMMRSRVALLLRPGTEYTDEQADELLNAPQAQHLHQMATYSAVGTADVVRDKVAAFAESTGADELIIAHQGPRAEQRVRSVELLAEAYAG, from the coding sequence ATGCCCGTCCCGCTCTCGATCCTCGACCTCGCGACCGCTGCCAGTGGTCAAACCCCGGCGGAGGCGCTCGAGGGCACGGTCGCCCTGGCCCAGGCCGCGGAGGCGAACGGATACGGGAGGGTCTGGTATGCCGAGCACCACAACATGGCGAGGATCGCGTCCTCCGCGACCTCGGTGCTGATCGCCCACGTCGCTGCGCACACCAGCACCATCCGGCTCGGAGCGGGCGGCGTCATGCTGCCCAATCACTCCCCGCTCGTGATCGCCGAGCAGTACGGCACCCTCGAGACCCTCCACCCGGGCCGGATCGACCTGGGCCTCGGGCGGGCGCCGGGCACCGATCAGAACACGATGCGGGCGCTGCGCCGCAGCGGCGCCTCGGCCGATTCGTTCCCCGAGGACGTCATGGAGCTGCAGGCCTATCTGCAGGGGCAGTCCCGGATCCCCGGCGTGGACGCCTACCCGGGCAAGGGCACCGACGTCCCGCTGTACATCCTCGGCTCCTCGCTGTTCGGCGCCGGCCTGGCCGCCACCCTCGGCCTGCCCTACGCCTTCGCCTCGCACTTCTCCCCCGGCGCCCTCCATGAGGCGATCGCGCTCTACCGCAGCAATTTCCAGCCCTCCGAGCAGCTCGAGAAGCCCCACGTCATCGCCGGGTTCAACGTGATCGCCGCCGACGACCAGGCCGACGCCGACCGCCAGCAGCAGGAGATGATGCGCAGCCGCGTCGCGCTCCTGCTGCGCCCTGGCACCGAGTACACCGACGAGCAGGCCGACGAGCTGCTGAACGCGCCCCAGGCCCAGCACCTTCACCAGATGGCGACCTACAGCGCCGTCGGCACCGCCGACGTGGTGCGGGACAAGGTGGCGGCGTTCGCGGAGTCCACGGGCGCCGATGAGCTGATCATCGCCCACCAGGGACCGCGGGCGGAGCAGCGGGTGCGGTCGGTGGAGCTGCTGGCGGAGGCGTACGCGGGCTGA
- a CDS encoding sirohydrochlorin chelatase has protein sequence MTALIACSHGTSSPEGRAVIARIREKLALAVPDAAVHEAYVDVELPEVARVVSRAAAAGEPVVVVPLLLSTGFHTSVDIAGAVLPHPRAVAAAALGPHPALVLALRDRLAALSGGDAGHRPGDQVVLAAAGSSDPAAARAVEHTRDLLAARLPCPVSIGYGAGCAPTIPEAVEAAREAGALRVIAASYVLAPGHFANLVRGAGADLVSAPLGDHHEVIRVAAMRHREALATLPARKRIPGFSRADPRKVTAG, from the coding sequence ATGACCGCGCTCATCGCCTGCTCCCACGGCACCAGCTCCCCGGAGGGGCGCGCCGTGATCGCGCGGATCCGGGAGAAGCTCGCCCTGGCCGTCCCGGACGCGGCCGTGCACGAGGCCTATGTGGACGTCGAGCTGCCCGAGGTGGCCCGCGTCGTCTCCCGCGCGGCCGCTGCCGGGGAGCCTGTGGTGGTGGTTCCGCTGCTGCTCTCGACCGGGTTCCACACCTCCGTGGACATCGCCGGGGCCGTCCTGCCCCATCCGCGCGCCGTCGCCGCCGCGGCGCTCGGCCCGCACCCCGCGCTGGTGCTCGCGCTGCGGGACCGGCTGGCCGCGCTCAGCGGGGGAGACGCCGGGCATCGGCCGGGCGATCAGGTGGTGCTCGCCGCAGCCGGCTCCTCCGATCCCGCCGCGGCGCGTGCCGTGGAGCACACGCGCGATCTGCTCGCCGCCCGCCTGCCCTGCCCGGTCAGCATCGGATACGGGGCCGGGTGCGCGCCCACCATCCCCGAGGCCGTCGAGGCCGCCCGCGAGGCCGGTGCGCTGCGGGTGATCGCCGCGAGCTATGTGCTGGCCCCGGGCCATTTCGCGAACCTGGTGCGAGGTGCCGGCGCGGACCTCGTCAGCGCGCCGCTCGGCGACCACCACGAGGTGATCCGGGTGGCGGCGATGCGGCACCGGGAGGCGCTCGCCACCCTCCCGGCGCGGAAGCGGATCCCAGGGTTCTCCCGGGCGGACCCCCGGAAGGTCACGGCGGGGTAG
- a CDS encoding uroporphyrinogen-III synthase, whose product MSAGPSPRGLTPPRLSDALEGRRLVLALDRRAEELAAALTRHGAEILHAPAMSMIPHVDDPYLLARTADLIARAPEVLVATTGVGMRGWFEAADAAGVGPALRTSLAGTRVLARGPKARGAAQAVGLEVDWVADEGTSAEVIAHLRDLDLQGRRVAVQHHGSGADGLDAAVAAAGAHVVALTVYRWGPPRDPAAVHRSVLAAADGTVDAVLFTAAPGTENWLRAAERAGALPRLAARVRAGELLMAAVGPLTAAPLQARGLPALLPTRSRMGALVRAVVEHFDPAARVTQEAS is encoded by the coding sequence ATGAGCGCCGGCCCGAGCCCCCGTGGCCTCACTCCGCCGCGGCTCTCCGACGCCCTCGAGGGGCGGCGCCTCGTGCTCGCCCTGGACCGTCGGGCGGAGGAGCTCGCCGCGGCGCTGACCCGCCACGGCGCCGAGATCCTGCACGCCCCGGCGATGAGCATGATCCCGCACGTGGACGACCCCTACCTGCTGGCCCGCACCGCCGATCTCATCGCCCGCGCGCCCGAGGTGCTCGTGGCCACCACCGGCGTGGGCATGCGCGGCTGGTTCGAGGCGGCCGACGCCGCCGGCGTCGGCCCCGCGCTGCGCACCTCGCTCGCCGGAACCCGCGTGCTCGCCCGCGGCCCCAAGGCTCGCGGCGCCGCCCAGGCCGTCGGGCTCGAGGTGGACTGGGTCGCCGACGAGGGCACCTCCGCCGAGGTGATCGCCCACCTCCGGGACCTGGACCTGCAGGGCCGTCGCGTCGCCGTGCAGCACCACGGCTCCGGAGCCGACGGACTCGATGCCGCGGTCGCCGCCGCCGGCGCCCACGTGGTGGCCCTGACCGTCTACCGCTGGGGCCCGCCGCGCGACCCCGCCGCCGTGCACCGCTCCGTGCTCGCCGCGGCCGACGGCACCGTCGACGCGGTCCTGTTCACCGCAGCCCCCGGCACCGAGAACTGGCTGCGCGCCGCCGAACGGGCCGGGGCCCTGCCCCGTCTCGCCGCCCGCGTCCGCGCCGGCGAGCTGCTGATGGCGGCCGTCGGCCCCCTCACCGCCGCGCCCCTGCAGGCGCGGGGCCTGCCCGCGCTGCTGCCCACCCGCAGCCGGATGGGCGCTCTGGTGCGGGCCGTCGTCGAGCACTTCGATCCCGCCGCACGCGTGACCCAGGAGGCCTCATGA